The following are encoded together in the Brassica napus cultivar Da-Ae chromosome A9, Da-Ae, whole genome shotgun sequence genome:
- the LOC106364323 gene encoding probable inorganic phosphate transporter 1-3, with protein MAEQQLGVLKALDVAKTQLYHFTAIVIAGMGFFTDAYDLFCVSLVTKLLGRIYYFNPLSAKPGSLPPHVAAAVNGVALCGTLAGQLFFGWLGDKLGRKKVYGITLIMMILCSVASGLSFGHQAKGVMTTLCFFRFWLGFGIGGDYPLSATIMSEYANKKTRGAFIAAVFAMQGVGILAGGFVALAVSSIFDKKFPSPTYAVDRALSTPPQADYIWRIIVMFGALPAALTYYWRMKMPETARYTALVAKNLKQATQDMSKVLQVELEMEERAEDIVKDPRLNYGLFSKEFAKRHGLHLLGCTSTWFLLDIAFYSQNLFQKDIFSAIGWIPKAATMNAIHEVFRIGRAQTLIALCSTVPGYWFTVAFIDIMGRFAIQLMGFFMMTVFMFAIAFPYDHWIKPDNRIGFVVMYSLTFFFANFGPNATTFIVPAEIFPARLRSTCHGISAATGKAGAIVGAFGFLYAAQPQDKTKTDAGYPPGIGVKNSLIMLGCINFVGMLFTFLVPEPKGKSLEELSGETEAEK; from the exons ATGGCTGAACAACAACTAGGAGTGCTGAAGGCACTCGATGTTGCAAAAACGCAACTTTACCATTTCACGGCGATTGTCATCGCTGGAATGGGTTTCTTTACAGATGCATACGATCTGTTTTGCGTCTCCTTGGTGACCAAGCTTCTTGGCCGCATCTACTACTTCAATCCGTTGTCAGCAAAGCCTGGCTCACTTCCCCCTCATGTTGCTGCGGCGGTCAACGGTGTGGCCCTTTGTGGAACCCTTGCAGGTCAACTTTTCTTCGGATGGCTCGGTGACAAACTCGGAAGGAAAAAAGTGTATGGTATCACTTTGATCATGATGATTTTGTGCTCTGTTGCTTCGGGTCTCTCCTTCGGACACCAAGCAAAGGGTGTCATGACCACCTTGTGCTTCTTCAG GTTTTGGCTGGGATTCGGTATTGGAGGTGATTACCCTCTTTCTGCTACCATTATGTCTGAATACGCTAACAAGAAGACTCGTGGTGCTTTCATCGCTGCCGTGTTTGCGATGCAAGGTGTTGGTATCTTAGCCGGAGGTTTCGTAGCACTTGCTGTCTCTTCCATTTTCGACAAAAAGTTCCCATCGCCGACTTATGCAGTCGACAGGGCTCTCTCAACGCCTCCACAAGCTGACTATATTTGGAGAATCATCGTCATGTTTGGTGCTCTACCCGCAGCACTGACCTACTACTGGCGTATGAAGATGCCCGAAACTGCTCGTTATACCGCTTTGGTGGCAAAGAACCTCAAACAGGCCACACAAGATATGTCCAAGGTCTTACAAGTGGAGCTTGAAATGGAGGAAAGAGCAGAGGATATCGTTAAAGACCCTAGACTTAACTATGGCTTGTTCTCCAAGGAATTTGCCAAACGTCATGGTCTTCACCTCCTTGGATGTACCTCCACATGGTTCTTGCTAGACATTGCATTTTACAGCCAAAacttgtttcaaaaagatatctTTTCGGCTATTGGATGGATCCCAAAGGCAGCAACCATGAACGCAATCCACGAGGTTTTCAGGATTGGTAGGGCACAAACACTCATTGCACTTTGCAGTACCGTCCCCGGCTATTGGTTCACAGTTGCATTTATTGATATCATGGGAAGGTTTGCGATTCAGCTAATGGGATTTTTTATGATGACCGTCTTTATGTTTGCAATCGCCTTCCCGTACGACCACTGGATCAAACCAGACAACCGTATCGGCTTCGTTGTTATGTACTCACTCACTTTTTTCTTTGCTAATTTTGGTCCAAACGCAACCACCTTCATTGTACCGGCTGAAATCTTCCCGGCCAGGCTAAGGTCCACATGCCACGGGATATCAGCCGCAACAGGTAAGGCTGGAGCCATCGTGGGAGCTTTTGGTTTCCTATACGCAGCTCAACCACAAGACAAGACCAAGACGGATGCAGGATATCCACCGGGTATTGGAGTCAAGAACTCACTGATCATGCTTGGTTGCATCAACTTCGTCGGTATGCTTTTCACTTTCCTTGTCCCTGAGCCCAAAGGAAAATCCCTCGAAGAACTCTCCGGTGAGACTGAGGCAGAGAAATGA
- the LOC125578057 gene encoding E3 ubiquitin-protein ligase At1g12760-like: MSSIEPIHLSYGLDTFVLALFRLSLGPSLTNLFLSASIVSPPPRLFHFIFTTPPPSSDAIDLAPLLLSGDDNEGSNSNGGGEQRRSSSVRRPWLREAARLLSGSSSGGGRAMREPSMVVREAAAEQLEERQSNWAYSKPIVVLDIVWNLAFVSVAGAILVMARNEHPIMPLMFDSWGMRCSVCCIWFVCWLSIGGGIGSGIIGLRDHVLLLGGKSSSMLWVPGGIHMRRS; encoded by the exons ATGAGCTCCATTGAGCCTATCCAC CTTTCGTATGGGCTTGACACTTTTGTATTGGCTCTATTCAGATTATCATTAGGCCCATCCCTAACAAATCTATTTCTTTCCGCGTCTATAGTCTCTCCACCCCCTCGACTTTTCCACTTCATCTTCACGACGCCACCACCGTCATCAGACGCCATCGATCTAGCGCCTCTGCTTCTGAGCGGCGACGATAACGAGGGAAGCAACAGCAACGGAGGAGGAGAACAACGGAGATCATCATCCGTGAGGAGACCATGGCTGAGGGAAGCCGCGAGGCTGCTGAGCGGATCGAGCAGCGGCGGAGGGCGTGCGATGCGGGAGCCTTCTATGGTCGTGAGGGAGGCCGCGGCGGAGCAGCTCGAGGAGAGGCAGAGCAATTGGGCCTACTCGAAGCCCATCGTGGTGCTGGACATCGTGTGGAACCTGGCGTTTGTCTCGGTGGCTGGGGCTATTCTGGTGATGGCGAGGAATGAGCATCCGATCATGCCGCTTATGTTTGACTCTTGGGGTATGCGTTGCAGTGTGTGTTGCATATGGTTTGTGTGTTGGTTGAGTATAGGAGGAGGAATAGGGTCAGGAATAATAGGACTCCGAGATCACGTTCTTCTTCTTGGAGGAAAGTCTTCCTCGATGCTTTGGGTTCCAGGAGGAATTCACATGAGGAGGTCTTGA